Proteins from one Planctomyces sp. SH-PL62 genomic window:
- a CDS encoding FHA domain-containing protein encodes MATTATKTRWILEIAKGREPGRRYDLDRDETTIGNGPWAPAYLSLADQEGESPRRMAVRQAAIVRDRTRDGLSIRDLDSPGGTFVNRQRLFSGQDRALAPGDVVQVGAVQLVIKHEHASNPESEKPARPAPPPAPTATTSGPRAKAAPPPQPPKPEPARPPASRTAPLAAPYIFPDGSTSRSWDDFLTISSQRWAMIRDELASGRLGEHLRKTGRGDLLPRREPGWTADETLDDWLGRLPTTRPSAPELDVHPDALVIPAVAVGGMVRRSLRIANVGYRILRPTVAIEPAAGMPDAIRLAPEWRAKPLLTIDETEIVVEIEPPEDAFDVTLGAIVVVAGGKTRRVGVRVERPRSEKIPEGPDATVGSGPGWSPILSLGERLEGLSIARRLWTFPLTLLILRGLIGLGNRLPFLASGGELRLVGASALPALVGGMIGWAVGSRGGFLDAIASTFAGVVVGVLASSLIFATIRSVEPIFGSPFFAALALGLALAGVSCLAFPPRREERP; translated from the coding sequence ATGGCCACGACCGCCACCAAGACCCGATGGATCCTGGAGATCGCCAAGGGGCGCGAGCCCGGCCGGCGGTACGACCTCGATCGCGACGAGACCACGATCGGCAACGGGCCCTGGGCCCCGGCCTACCTGAGCCTCGCCGATCAGGAGGGCGAATCGCCGCGCCGGATGGCGGTGCGCCAGGCCGCGATCGTCCGCGACCGGACCCGAGACGGCCTGTCCATCCGCGACCTCGACAGCCCCGGCGGCACCTTCGTCAACCGCCAGCGGCTGTTCAGCGGCCAGGATCGGGCGCTCGCCCCCGGCGACGTCGTCCAGGTCGGCGCCGTCCAGCTCGTGATCAAGCATGAACATGCGAGCAATCCCGAATCCGAGAAGCCGGCGCGGCCCGCGCCTCCTCCCGCGCCCACGGCGACGACGAGCGGGCCCAGGGCGAAAGCCGCGCCCCCGCCGCAGCCGCCGAAGCCCGAACCGGCCCGGCCGCCGGCCTCGCGCACGGCCCCCCTCGCCGCGCCTTACATCTTCCCTGACGGCTCGACATCCCGGAGCTGGGACGACTTCCTGACGATCTCCTCCCAGCGATGGGCGATGATCCGCGACGAGCTGGCCTCGGGCCGCCTGGGCGAGCACCTTCGGAAGACGGGCCGGGGAGACCTCCTGCCGCGTCGCGAGCCAGGCTGGACGGCCGATGAGACGCTCGACGACTGGCTCGGCCGACTGCCGACCACGCGGCCGTCCGCGCCGGAACTGGACGTCCACCCGGACGCTTTGGTCATCCCCGCCGTCGCCGTCGGCGGCATGGTGCGACGGTCGCTTCGGATCGCCAACGTCGGCTATCGCATCCTCCGGCCGACCGTGGCGATCGAGCCTGCGGCCGGGATGCCCGACGCGATCCGGCTGGCCCCCGAGTGGCGAGCCAAGCCCCTCCTGACCATCGACGAGACCGAGATCGTCGTGGAGATCGAGCCCCCCGAAGACGCCTTCGACGTGACGCTCGGCGCGATCGTGGTCGTTGCCGGTGGGAAGACGCGACGGGTGGGGGTCCGGGTCGAGCGGCCGAGGAGCGAGAAAATCCCCGAAGGCCCCGACGCGACGGTCGGGTCCGGGCCGGGCTGGTCGCCGATCCTCTCCCTCGGCGAGCGCCTGGAGGGGCTCTCCATCGCCCGGAGGCTCTGGACGTTCCCGCTGACGCTGCTGATCCTCCGAGGCCTGATCGGGCTGGGGAACCGGCTGCCGTTCCTGGCGAGCGGGGGAGAGCTCCGGCTCGTCGGGGCCTCGGCCCTGCCCGCGCTGGTCGGAGGGATGATCGGCTGGGCCGTCGGATCGCGCGGGGGCTTCCTCGACGCGATCGCGTCGACGTTCGCCGGCGTGGTGGTCGGGGTCCTGGCGTCGTCCTTGATCTTCGCGACGATCCGCAGCGTCGAGCCCATTTTCGGCTCGCCGTTCTTCGCCGCCCTGGCCCTGGGGCTGGCCCTCGCGGGCGTCTCGTGCCTGGCATTCCCGCCGAGGAGGGAGGAGCGGCCATGA
- a CDS encoding vWA domain-containing protein has product MIDHPSRIETRSGRGGWLAGFLIAVTCLNIARAQDLEPTAEPGTPDDLNVVVTGARQDDFPKIGVQFELRKPDGTFVRDAKKDEFWVTEEGKERPILEFQAPLTKENVPTTIVLVVDRSGSMNEEARLASLKGAVERFVEKMPQGSKVAVVAFSGQVELIRPFTTDREKIRRAVDDLFADGPTRFYDAVAMALDLLQEQSGRRVVIALTDGQDTSSVTTLDENATEARRLGLPIYTLGLGDEQAIAGRELEKLAKETRGEYYPSRRSDELRKVYEAIAERLGAGYSLVYQSDRRIPDGTLRPVQIFHRGSRKAGETAVFIPGMVVPASGWSPLFLALAGGLAALAFLPARLRRRPGSASIRP; this is encoded by the coding sequence ATGATCGATCACCCGAGCCGAATCGAAACGCGATCGGGGCGGGGGGGCTGGCTCGCCGGCTTCCTGATCGCCGTCACCTGTCTGAACATCGCCCGCGCCCAGGACCTGGAGCCGACGGCCGAGCCCGGGACTCCCGATGATCTGAACGTCGTCGTCACCGGGGCGAGACAGGACGACTTCCCGAAGATCGGCGTGCAGTTCGAGCTGCGCAAGCCGGACGGGACGTTCGTCCGCGACGCGAAGAAGGACGAGTTCTGGGTGACGGAGGAGGGGAAGGAGCGGCCGATCCTGGAGTTCCAGGCGCCGCTGACCAAGGAGAACGTGCCGACGACGATCGTCCTGGTCGTCGACCGGAGCGGCAGCATGAACGAGGAGGCGCGGCTGGCCTCGCTCAAGGGGGCCGTCGAGCGGTTCGTCGAGAAGATGCCGCAGGGCTCGAAGGTGGCCGTGGTGGCGTTCAGCGGCCAGGTCGAACTGATCCGGCCGTTCACGACCGATCGCGAGAAGATCCGCCGCGCGGTCGACGACCTGTTCGCCGACGGGCCGACGCGGTTCTACGACGCGGTCGCGATGGCCCTCGACCTGCTCCAGGAGCAGTCCGGGCGCCGCGTGGTGATCGCCCTGACCGACGGCCAGGACACCTCGAGCGTGACCACGCTCGACGAGAACGCGACCGAGGCGCGCCGGCTCGGCCTGCCGATCTACACCCTGGGACTGGGCGACGAGCAGGCGATCGCCGGCCGGGAGCTGGAGAAGCTGGCCAAGGAGACCCGAGGGGAATACTACCCCTCGCGCCGATCCGACGAATTGCGGAAGGTCTACGAGGCGATCGCCGAGCGGCTGGGGGCGGGTTACTCGCTGGTCTACCAGAGCGATCGACGGATCCCGGACGGGACGCTCCGCCCGGTGCAAATCTTCCACCGGGGGAGCCGCAAGGCGGGGGAGACGGCCGTCTTCATCCCCGGCATGGTCGTGCCGGCGTCGGGTTGGTCGCCCTTGTTTCTGGCCCTGGCCGGGGGCCTCGCCGCGCTGGCGTTCCTGCCGGCGCGGCTGAGGCGAAGGCCGGGGTCGGCGTCGATCAGACCGTGA
- a CDS encoding DUF362 domain-containing protein produces MSDRYPCGTLKRRGFLGAAAAAAGAGWLGGKSSRADEPKSVVGATAHGPKAAPSKFDLPGLYPGRVVEVKNPAMIREGKKDREAIKVSLDRGLKELTGADDAVEGWRTFFEPGDVVGIKVVPNGFPHAYSSHELVLETIEGLKAAGVKTSDIFVFERFRSEMMQAGYDKILPAGIRWGGLTATGAPQIALEFEGFKDDPVAGYDRDAFIQMDLVHYGDDPKDDRQYRSHLGKLLTKVVNKVVAIPCLKDHRSAGVTGALKNISHGSVNNVARSHANNFTNVCNQFIPQVVSHPILKSKFVLQIMDGVRGVYHGGPTSVQDGRWTWDNNALLFATDAVAMDRVEWKLIDARRAAENLPPVAASGKTALDPTGIEGFDVRQPQHIALAATLGLGTYLFEGKGPLIRHDVVTV; encoded by the coding sequence ATGAGCGACCGTTATCCTTGCGGCACGTTGAAGCGTCGTGGCTTCCTGGGCGCGGCGGCCGCGGCCGCCGGGGCGGGCTGGCTGGGCGGGAAGTCGAGCCGCGCCGACGAGCCGAAGTCCGTCGTCGGCGCGACGGCCCACGGGCCGAAGGCCGCGCCCAGCAAGTTCGACCTGCCCGGCCTCTACCCCGGCCGCGTGGTCGAGGTCAAAAATCCGGCCATGATCCGCGAGGGCAAGAAGGACCGCGAGGCCATCAAGGTCAGCCTCGATCGCGGGCTCAAGGAACTGACCGGCGCGGACGACGCGGTCGAGGGCTGGCGCACCTTCTTCGAGCCCGGCGACGTCGTCGGCATCAAGGTCGTCCCCAACGGCTTCCCCCACGCCTACTCCTCGCACGAGCTGGTGCTGGAGACCATCGAGGGCCTCAAGGCGGCCGGCGTGAAGACCTCCGACATCTTCGTCTTCGAGCGGTTCCGCTCCGAGATGATGCAGGCCGGATACGACAAGATCCTCCCGGCCGGAATCCGCTGGGGCGGGCTGACCGCCACCGGGGCCCCCCAGATCGCGCTCGAATTCGAGGGCTTCAAGGACGATCCGGTCGCCGGCTACGACCGCGACGCCTTCATCCAGATGGACCTCGTCCACTACGGCGACGATCCCAAGGACGACCGCCAGTATCGCTCCCACCTGGGCAAGCTGCTGACCAAGGTCGTCAACAAGGTCGTGGCGATCCCCTGCCTCAAGGACCACCGCTCGGCGGGCGTCACCGGGGCCCTGAAGAACATCAGCCACGGCTCGGTCAACAACGTGGCGCGGTCGCACGCCAACAACTTCACCAACGTCTGCAACCAGTTCATCCCGCAGGTCGTCAGCCACCCGATCCTCAAGTCCAAGTTCGTCCTCCAGATCATGGACGGCGTGCGCGGGGTGTATCATGGCGGGCCGACCTCCGTGCAGGACGGCCGCTGGACCTGGGACAACAACGCCCTGCTCTTCGCCACCGACGCCGTGGCCATGGACCGGGTGGAGTGGAAGCTCATCGACGCCCGTCGCGCCGCCGAGAACCTGCCGCCGGTCGCCGCCTCGGGCAAGACGGCCCTCGACCCGACCGGCATCGAGGGGTTCGACGTCCGACAGCCCCAGCACATCGCCCTGGCGGCGACGCTCGGCCTCGGCACCTACCTCTTCGAAGGCAAGGGCCCCCTCATCCGCCACGACGTCGTCACGGTCTGA